From the Acidilutibacter cellobiosedens genome, one window contains:
- the mfd gene encoding transcription-repair coupling factor: MSGDMFIDSLKNMPSYKKLLEEIKMGSSPISIHGLNDDNLGHFFYGINKHSKKQILIVTKDELKAKSIFEDLKNFANSHVEIFPSKEIFFYDVDALSLETVHERLKVMTRLIKGEKIVVVTCIEAILSKVMNAEIFKKLSTKIRYDEKLNLKKFVEDLTIKGYERVNMVEGKGQFSVRGGIIDFFSPGEQFPIRIELFDDEIDSIRNFNISDQRSMNKLDSAFIPPAKEILILDEYKSKIIEGIERDLSKVSKNKRIKDKSEKLNKKFLKYIDAVEGNLSIANSDLIIPYIPGEYVSSLVDYFSQDSLIVLHEFQRIEEKANELKEQFVFKFSNIYESGELLPNHEKILYRYDEIIKKVEEKITIITMSLLNDDSKFNPKVSINFTTKGMQSFHNNMNFLIEELNHYKYRGYKVIIFSGTEERGIKLEKILREKGLECSFVKDKNRDIKSGQVFILAGTVNGGFEYPFIKQVFISDNEIFKVKKKKSRKIVKKDKQEIVSFLNLNVGDYVVHENHGIGQYIGIEQLNVQGIKKDYFTIKYAGNDKLYVPVDQMNLIQKYIGSDEAKPKISRLSNSDWTKTKNKAKKSIEDMAKDLLELYAKRETSKGFEFSKDNVWQGQFEEMFPYEETEAQLRSINEIKKDMEKPKPMDRLLCGDVGYGKTEVAIRAAFKAIMDGKQVAFLVPTTILAQQHYNTIQERFAGFPIRVEMLSRFKTLGAQHKVIVDLKKGIVDMVIGTHRLLSQDVKFYDLGLIIIDEEQRFGVKHKEKLKRLKENADVLTLTATPIPRTLHMSLIGIRDMSVLDEPPEERYPVQTYVVEFNEQIIRDAIIKEINRNGQVYYVYNRVETIHKVAKKLKELVPEARIIVGHGQMSERELEKVMLSFIDGEYDVLLCTTIIETGLDIPNVNTIIVQDSDKMGLSQLYQLRGRVGRTNRVAFAYFTYEKDKVLSEVAEKRLRAIKEFTEFGSGFKIAMRDLEIRGAGNLLGVEQHGHIEAIGYDLYVKFLNGAIKKLKGEKVEDAVETTIELNINGYISKEYIPDEEQKIEIYKKIARTVSNEDYNDLVDELIDRFGDIPQEVKNLIDISYIKNIASKCLVSVIFQKNDIISLEFDSIKYITPELIHYLSVEYGMKISFDLSDKPIFKFRIKKDVIKELKELIEKISCFIFKVNDI; the protein is encoded by the coding sequence ATGAGTGGAGACATGTTCATAGATTCATTAAAAAACATGCCGTCTTACAAAAAGCTTTTGGAAGAAATAAAAATGGGAAGTAGTCCCATTTCTATACATGGGTTAAATGATGATAACCTGGGGCATTTTTTTTATGGAATAAACAAACATAGCAAAAAACAAATATTAATTGTTACTAAAGACGAGTTAAAGGCGAAAAGTATATTTGAAGATTTAAAAAATTTTGCAAATAGTCATGTGGAAATTTTTCCGTCAAAAGAAATATTTTTCTATGATGTAGATGCCTTGAGCCTTGAAACTGTTCATGAAAGATTAAAAGTTATGACAAGGTTAATAAAGGGTGAGAAGATAGTAGTTGTGACTTGTATAGAAGCGATTCTTTCAAAAGTCATGAATGCGGAAATATTTAAAAAACTTTCTACTAAAATAAGATATGATGAGAAGCTAAATTTAAAAAAATTTGTGGAAGATTTAACTATTAAAGGTTATGAACGAGTAAATATGGTAGAGGGAAAAGGTCAATTCAGCGTTAGAGGAGGAATAATAGATTTCTTTTCTCCAGGAGAACAATTTCCAATAAGGATAGAATTATTTGATGATGAGATCGATTCTATAAGAAATTTTAATATTTCCGATCAAAGGTCTATGAACAAATTAGACTCTGCTTTTATACCTCCTGCAAAGGAAATACTTATTCTTGACGAATATAAAAGTAAAATTATAGAAGGAATAGAAAGAGATTTATCTAAGGTAAGTAAAAACAAAAGGATAAAAGATAAATCGGAAAAGCTTAATAAAAAATTTTTAAAATATATTGATGCTGTTGAAGGAAACTTGTCTATTGCCAATTCAGATTTAATAATTCCATATATTCCGGGAGAATATGTATCAAGTTTAGTTGACTATTTTTCTCAAGATAGTTTAATAGTTCTTCATGAATTTCAGAGAATTGAAGAAAAAGCAAATGAGTTGAAGGAACAATTTGTGTTTAAATTCTCAAACATATATGAGAGTGGAGAATTACTTCCAAACCATGAAAAAATACTATATAGGTATGATGAAATAATTAAGAAAGTCGAAGAGAAAATAACCATTATCACTATGTCATTGTTAAATGATGATTCAAAGTTTAATCCTAAAGTATCTATTAATTTTACTACAAAAGGAATGCAGTCATTTCATAATAATATGAATTTTTTGATAGAAGAATTAAATCATTATAAATACAGGGGATATAAGGTTATAATATTTTCAGGAACTGAGGAAAGAGGTATAAAATTAGAAAAAATTCTTCGTGAAAAGGGATTGGAGTGTTCCTTTGTTAAAGATAAAAACAGAGATATTAAATCCGGACAGGTTTTTATATTGGCAGGTACTGTAAACGGAGGATTTGAATATCCATTTATTAAACAAGTATTTATTAGCGATAATGAAATTTTTAAAGTTAAAAAGAAAAAAAGCAGAAAAATTGTAAAAAAAGATAAACAGGAAATTGTATCATTTTTAAACCTTAATGTTGGAGATTATGTAGTTCATGAAAATCATGGAATAGGTCAATATATAGGCATCGAACAACTTAATGTTCAGGGAATAAAGAAGGATTATTTTACCATTAAATATGCAGGTAATGACAAGCTTTATGTACCTGTTGATCAGATGAATTTAATTCAAAAATATATTGGTTCCGATGAAGCAAAACCCAAAATTAGTAGGCTCAGCAATTCAGATTGGACGAAAACAAAGAATAAAGCAAAGAAATCAATAGAGGACATGGCTAAAGATCTTCTTGAATTATACGCAAAGAGAGAGACATCAAAAGGGTTTGAATTTAGTAAGGATAATGTTTGGCAAGGCCAGTTCGAAGAGATGTTTCCTTATGAAGAAACAGAAGCTCAGCTAAGAAGCATAAATGAAATAAAAAAGGATATGGAAAAGCCCAAACCTATGGATAGACTTTTATGCGGAGATGTAGGATATGGGAAAACAGAGGTAGCCATAAGGGCAGCGTTTAAGGCAATTATGGACGGAAAACAGGTGGCTTTTCTTGTTCCAACAACTATATTGGCTCAGCAACATTATAATACTATTCAGGAAAGATTCGCTGGTTTTCCTATTAGGGTAGAAATGCTCAGCAGGTTTAAAACTCTTGGGGCACAGCATAAGGTAATTGTTGATTTAAAAAAGGGAATTGTAGATATGGTAATAGGTACCCACAGGCTTCTTTCACAGGATGTAAAATTCTATGATTTAGGGCTTATAATTATAGATGAGGAACAAAGATTTGGAGTCAAACATAAGGAAAAACTTAAGAGATTGAAAGAAAATGCGGATGTTTTGACTCTTACCGCTACGCCCATTCCAAGGACTCTTCATATGTCATTAATAGGAATAAGAGATATGAGTGTTTTGGATGAACCTCCGGAAGAAAGATATCCTGTTCAAACTTATGTGGTGGAATTTAATGAACAAATTATAAGAGATGCTATCATAAAGGAAATAAATAGAAATGGACAGGTTTATTACGTTTATAACAGGGTTGAAACAATCCATAAGGTGGCCAAAAAGCTTAAGGAACTTGTTCCAGAAGCAAGAATAATAGTAGGACATGGTCAAATGTCAGAAAGAGAACTGGAGAAGGTAATGCTAAGTTTTATTGATGGAGAATATGATGTACTTTTGTGTACTACTATTATTGAAACAGGTCTTGATATCCCTAATGTAAATACTATAATTGTTCAAGACTCTGACAAAATGGGACTTTCTCAACTTTATCAGTTAAGAGGCAGAGTTGGAAGAACAAATAGAGTTGCTTTTGCTTACTTTACCTATGAAAAAGACAAGGTTTTAAGCGAAGTGGCGGAGAAAAGACTGAGGGCCATAAAGGAATTCACTGAATTTGGTTCTGGTTTTAAAATTGCAATGAGAGATTTGGAAATAAGAGGAGCGGGAAATCTTTTAGGGGTAGAACAACATGGACATATTGAAGCCATAGGATATGATTTGTATGTGAAGTTTTTAAATGGAGCTATTAAAAAATTAAAAGGAGAAAAAGTAGAAGATGCTGTCGAAACCACTATTGAATTAAATATAAACGGATATATTTCAAAAGAGTATATTCCGGATGAAGAACAGAAAATAGAAATCTATAAAAAGATTGCAAGGACTGTTTCCAATGAGGATTATAATGACTTGGTTGATGAATTGATAGACAGGTTTGGAGATATTCCCCAAGAGGTAAAAAATTTAATAGATATTTCTTATATAAAGAATATTGCCAGCAAATGTTTGGTATCCGTTATTTTTCAAAAGAATGATATTATTAGTTTGGAATTTGATTCAATTAAGTATATAACTCCGGAACTCATACACTATCTTTCAGTAGAATATGGAATGAAGATTTCATTTGATCTGTCTGATAAACCTATATTTAAATTTAGGATAAAAAAAGATGTTATTAAAGAACTTAAAGAACTTATTGAAAAAATTAGTTGTTTTATATTTAAGGTAAATGATATATAA
- the glmU gene encoding bifunctional UDP-N-acetylglucosamine diphosphorylase/glucosamine-1-phosphate N-acetyltransferase GlmU, with protein MIISIILAAGEGKRMKSKIPKVLHKMCGKPLLSYVIKASEAAGINKNVIIISNGSKDLVESVKDETVIFKEQPVGENVPYGTGFAVMQGKDYIKDDDYVVILYGDTPLIKGDTLKDLVKYHIEKENQGTVLTAFFENPTGYGRILYDEKGELLKIVEEKDADEEEKKIKEINSGMYCFNGKALRESLDKIHRDNAQGEYYITDVIEILKRENLRVGVYRAQDNTEIFGVNSKVQLAQADMIMRKRVNEKLMEQGVIIINPGNTYIESGVKIGEDTMIYPGTFLEGNTEIGENCIIGHDSRIVDSKIEDEVEIQSSTIIESTVGNNSTIGPYAYLRPNSHIGKNVKIGDFVEVKNSTIGDYSKASHLSYIGDATVGKKVNVGCGVVFVNYNGKIKQRTLVGDNAFIGSNSNLVAPVKVEKWGYIAAGSTITDAVNEYDLSIARARQVNKKDWVIKKGFVKDNK; from the coding sequence ATGATAATCTCAATAATACTTGCGGCAGGCGAAGGAAAAAGGATGAAATCTAAGATACCAAAGGTACTTCACAAAATGTGCGGGAAGCCCTTATTATCATATGTAATTAAGGCTTCGGAGGCTGCAGGAATTAATAAAAATGTTATAATTATAAGTAATGGAAGCAAGGACTTAGTAGAAAGTGTTAAAGATGAGACGGTAATATTTAAAGAGCAACCTGTGGGGGAAAACGTACCATATGGGACAGGGTTTGCAGTGATGCAAGGAAAGGACTATATAAAAGATGATGATTATGTTGTCATATTATACGGAGATACTCCTCTAATCAAAGGGGACACCTTAAAGGATTTGGTTAAATATCATATTGAAAAAGAAAATCAAGGAACGGTTCTTACGGCATTTTTCGAAAATCCTACAGGATATGGAAGAATATTATATGATGAAAAAGGTGAGCTGTTAAAGATAGTAGAGGAAAAAGATGCAGATGAAGAAGAGAAAAAAATTAAAGAAATAAATTCGGGAATGTATTGTTTCAATGGAAAGGCCTTAAGGGAGAGTTTAGATAAAATCCATAGAGATAATGCTCAAGGTGAATACTATATTACTGATGTAATAGAGATCCTTAAAAGAGAAAATTTGAGAGTGGGAGTTTATAGAGCTCAGGATAATACGGAGATATTTGGAGTTAATTCTAAGGTGCAATTGGCACAGGCAGATATGATAATGAGAAAAAGAGTAAATGAAAAATTAATGGAGCAGGGAGTAATAATAATAAATCCAGGCAATACTTACATAGAAAGTGGGGTTAAAATTGGAGAAGATACAATGATTTATCCGGGAACATTTCTTGAAGGGAATACCGAAATCGGTGAAAATTGTATAATTGGTCATGATTCCAGAATAGTGGACAGCAAGATAGAAGACGAAGTTGAAATTCAAAGTTCTACTATTATAGAAAGTACTGTTGGTAATAATTCTACAATTGGGCCCTATGCTTACTTAAGACCTAATAGTCATATAGGCAAAAATGTGAAGATAGGAGATTTTGTGGAAGTGAAGAATTCCACAATAGGAGATTATTCTAAAGCCAGCCATTTATCATATATAGGCGATGCAACAGTGGGCAAAAAAGTAAATGTGGGATGTGGAGTAGTATTTGTGAATTATAACGGGAAAATAAAGCAGAGAACTTTAGTAGGGGACAATGCTTTTATAGGAAGTAATTCTAATTTAGTAGCTCCTGTTAAAGTCGAGAAGTGGGGATATATTGCGGCAGGGTCAACTATTACCGATGCTGTGAATGAGTATGATTTATCTATAGCAAGAGCAAGACAGGTTAATAAAAAGGATTGGGTTATTAAAAAAGGATTTGTAAAAGATAATAAATAA
- a CDS encoding ribose-phosphate diphosphokinase, whose amino-acid sequence MNLSGKEMKIFSGNANKELAEKICAELEVPLSDCEVGRFSDGEISVSINETVRGYDVFLIQPTCPPVNDNLMEALILLDGFKRASAGRINAVIPYYGYARQDRKTKAREPITAKLIADILTKAGADRILTMDLHAGQIQGYFDIPVDHLVGVPILADYFKNIVTRETVVVSPDLGGVTRARNFANLLDLPIAIIEKRRPKANVSEVMNVIGDIEGKDVIIIDDIIDTAGTISKAAKVLKNFGALKIYACGTHPILSGPAVERIAESEIEKFVITDTVPLTPEKKIDKIEVVSVASLFAKAIRRIYTNESVSELFK is encoded by the coding sequence ATGAACTTAAGTGGAAAGGAAATGAAGATTTTTTCCGGAAATGCAAACAAAGAACTGGCGGAAAAGATTTGTGCGGAATTGGAGGTTCCGTTGTCTGATTGTGAAGTGGGAAGATTTAGCGATGGTGAGATTTCGGTTAGCATTAACGAAACAGTAAGAGGCTATGACGTATTTTTAATACAACCTACTTGTCCTCCCGTAAATGATAATTTGATGGAAGCTTTGATTTTGCTCGATGGTTTCAAAAGGGCTTCTGCAGGAAGAATAAATGCGGTTATACCTTATTACGGATATGCAAGACAGGATAGAAAGACTAAAGCAAGAGAGCCAATAACAGCAAAATTAATCGCGGATATTTTAACAAAGGCCGGAGCAGATCGAATATTGACTATGGATCTTCATGCCGGGCAAATTCAAGGATATTTTGATATTCCCGTAGATCATCTTGTTGGGGTACCGATACTTGCCGATTATTTTAAAAATATAGTGACAAGAGAAACTGTCGTTGTTTCTCCAGATTTGGGAGGAGTTACGAGAGCAAGAAACTTCGCCAATCTTTTGGATCTGCCTATAGCTATAATAGAAAAGAGGAGACCTAAAGCTAATGTGTCAGAAGTAATGAACGTTATAGGAGATATTGAAGGAAAAGACGTAATAATAATAGATGATATAATAGATACAGCAGGTACTATTTCAAAAGCAGCTAAAGTACTTAAAAATTTTGGGGCTTTGAAGATATATGCCTGTGGCACTCATCCTATTCTTTCCGGTCCTGCCGTAGAAAGAATTGCTGAATCTGAAATAGAAAAATTTGTCATTACAGATACCGTACCTCTTACGCCTGAGAAAAAAATAGATAAAATTGAGGTAGTGTCGGTTGCGTCCTTATTTGCGAAGGCGATAAGACGGATATATACAAATGAATCTGTAAGTGAGCTTTTTAAGTAG
- the spoVG gene encoding septation regulator SpoVG gives MKVTDVRVRKVADEGKMKAIVSVTFDNEFVVHDIKIIEGQNGLFIAMPSRKMADGEFRDIAHPINPETRAKIQEAIFEEYEKSISEE, from the coding sequence TAAGGGTTAGAAAAGTTGCTGATGAAGGTAAGATGAAGGCCATAGTTTCCGTTACATTTGATAATGAATTTGTTGTTCATGATATAAAAATAATCGAAGGACAAAATGGATTATTTATTGCGATGCCCAGCAGAAAAATGGCCGATGGGGAGTTCAGAGATATAGCACATCCGATTAATCCGGAAACCAGAGCAAAGATTCAAGAAGCTATATTTGAAGAGTATGAGAAAAGTATATCAGAGGAGTAG
- the pth gene encoding aminoacyl-tRNA hydrolase, which yields MYAIIGLGNPGREYMNTRHNIGFDTVELISSKYNIKLNKGKFKSIYGEGNIDDKKILLVKPQTYMNNSGMAVLDLYNFYKMPIENIIVIVDDVDIDFGAVRVRAKGSGGTHNGLKSIVYQLQRDDFPRIKVGIGKAKEDMDLADFVLSRFSQEDRTIIEEAIKKAARAAELIVKYDVNKAMNEINMKKDIKAQD from the coding sequence TTGTATGCGATAATAGGTCTCGGCAATCCCGGAAGAGAATATATGAATACAAGACATAATATAGGATTTGATACTGTAGAACTTATATCATCTAAATATAATATAAAATTAAATAAAGGAAAATTTAAATCCATATATGGTGAAGGAAATATTGATGATAAAAAAATTTTATTGGTTAAACCTCAAACATATATGAATAATAGTGGCATGGCAGTATTGGATTTGTACAACTTCTACAAGATGCCTATAGAAAATATAATAGTAATAGTAGACGATGTGGATATAGATTTTGGAGCAGTAAGAGTTAGGGCAAAAGGAAGCGGAGGAACTCATAATGGGCTGAAGTCCATAGTTTACCAGCTTCAAAGAGATGATTTTCCAAGAATAAAAGTAGGGATAGGGAAAGCTAAGGAAGACATGGATTTGGCAGACTTTGTATTAAGCAGGTTTTCACAAGAAGACAGGACAATTATTGAAGAAGCTATAAAAAAGGCTGCACGAGCAGCAGAGTTGATTGTTAAATATGATGTGAATAAAGCAATGAATGAAATTAATATGAAAAAAGATATAAAAGCTCAGGATTAA